The Solanum lycopersicum chromosome 8, SLM_r2.1 DNA segment cctatgaggaggaacctgttgctattctagatagagaagttcgcaagttgaggtcaagagagattgcatccatcaaagttcaatggaagaatcgacccgttgaagaagccacttgggagaaagaagcggacatgcaagaaagatacctacacctgtttacagattcaggtactccttttcgcccttgtttttcttcttacgatcgtttggggacgaacaatgggtaaattggtatctattgtaatgagttgtttagtcgttttgagcagcagattttatttctggaaaaacaagcTGAGACGACgaaacccacgacggaccatcatgggcacgatggaccatcgagggtgtctcgttccaaaatacttaaaattctgaaaattggttactgaaattgactctctgaacttcgtaaaggaatggcaggacggaccgtcatgaccacgacagACTGTCACATACCCTTTAATAgaatggagtctctgaactctgtgacagagcagcaggacggaccgtcgcaggtacgacggcccgtcacaggctgcgtaatcccaggctgggtcggatttccgttaagtaatttaagggggtgttttggactattcctgctttaattataaagttagtgggatAATGATATTAAGTCTAACTACtttggggttaaaagaggtaacctttagttaattagtgggttattattgccatcttttatacttaattatatgctaattaggttAAAAGAATGAGGGCttgaatatgaagaagaaaagaatagaaagagagggagaatcgaacgagaaagaggagaaaccagaggaagaacaaagctttgggaacatgcttgcttgatttctaatcttcggtggaggtaggttatggtttttatactattcgtagttaactcttaatagcgaatgatatgtgttgggttgtattgtaaagtcctctaatgcttaattgtatgcttgcatgaatgtgattatataattgtgatgaaataagcatgatgaagctattgaatcccaaatcttgaaaacccctttttaatgatgatgccttggtataaaagaaggcttgatgaactaaagtaatgagattgatgattccttggtataaaagaaggcttgatgaactgaagtaatgagattgatgatgccttggtataaaagaaggcttgatgaattaatagaatgatattagtggagcgggtgtcacaaaccgacatgtagaattaggggatcgggtatcacgaacagacacgtagaattaggggatcggatgtcacgaaccgacacgtagaattactggatcgggtgtcacaaaccgacacgtagaattagggatcgggtgtcacgaaccgacacgtagaattgggggatcgggtgtgacgaaccgacacgtagaattaggtgatcgggtgtcacaaaccgacacatagaactagaagatcggagtgtcacgtaccgacacaagaataaaggtgatgaatcttgaaagatgttaatatactcaatctaatgaacctaattaccaaatgagtatggtattgaggcttgagtccttatgtgtgaacttggcggtacttattaacgattatagtacttgttgttgctatagattgagtattgtagttgattttataatattacttgatatatattgttttctattttgagttggccgatgatatctactcagtacctgtgttttgtactgacccctacttgtatgtttctttttgttaaattgtggagtgcagcaaacgtgcccttgttttcaactcaaccgcaactctagccagtcttcattacaccggatttcagggtgagctaacacttctagcttggactagatcttcctcttcatgtctcgatgccttgaagttccggcatggactaactttttgtatattctagctttctagatactcttagctttagtaatttgacgatagatgttcttgtgatgatgacttcaagattttggggataataataagttttgaatttcattaatgagtttaagtcttcctcattattttctattattattggtaaacgattggggttagattggttggttcgctcacatagtaggataagtgtgggtgccaatcgcgGCCCAATTTGAGTCGTGaaaaaatatacacaaatataATATGTCGATTACGATTTAGAAAGTGAAGATAGTGTATATGAAATAGCAGGAAATGAAACATATAATGACATAGAATTAGAATCAGATAATGAACTTTATAATTTAGATGACTGAAGCGGATATAcaagtaataaataaagaagaatgtCAAGATGAAGAAactttagaacaaaaaaaatatttgataatagtatatttgaacaaataaaaggaaaagaattagatctAAGTGTAGGAAAAATATTAGaagtaccaaaaataaaaaattggtttaaaagtcgaaaagaagaatattatgtaGTAAGCCGAagagaacatatcatagattgtaaGTATACAAAAGCAAAAGCAAAAAtaccaataataaataaaagaataataaataaacaaatacaagaaataaatgcaaaaaactcaattaaatatgtacatttaggagtaacagaaatatcaataaaatcatattttagagaaggaatcggtacacctatagaaatatatttagcagatgacaAAATTATACAacctatagaaaaaagtataataagtgcagtaaaaggtaatttagtataccataaatttatgtttataatAAGTGTTAATTACTCAGTATCAATTAATGACAGAAacatagataaatcattagtattatactGGAAAATGTTAGGAATAGAGCTAGCACccagaagtaaaaatatttaaagccagatgtaaaaatttatatgttttaacaacaaaacataaaataatagcaaaaactaaaataattaaaataaaaatagaaaacccttttgaaaaaatagttacaattatagataataatgactatagttataatgaaattgatatgaAAGAAAATTTAGAGATAGTACAAGAAAGACTAAGCccagaaaaaagaataaataataattatataccacaaacatcataataaatgagtacttcaaatagttttaaaagaataaaattaatttcacaaaaaattaatagaagaagaaataaaaccACACCATTATTatataacaggaataatggaacaaagaaaatatttaatactaataaatacaggacaagaagaaacaTTTATTACAAGAGTGTTAGTAATGGAAGATAAATTAATAACTATGGAACACTCATGTCCAGAATtacaaaaagtattaataaatattgaagaCACAACGGAACAAGAGATAATAATTGGAGGTATACCaatgataataaaatttaaaatatatcaaggaaatgaaaatataacattaggaataaaattacTACAACAAGTAAAACCATATAATATATAGGATAAACAACtaacaataaattattaaattaaaaaagtcaaaataaatgtcatgacccaaaaatgggtgtgatggaaCTCGTCTTATTTCACCAAGATAAGTCAGCTTAAaccccaatatctaacaaagtgtggaagtaaatgacaatccaacaacttCTAtaatgaaaccaagtcatattaattcaatccccaaaacaaggttgtcacgtgcacatacctctattgtaaatattagaattgaaataaagtaggagtctaaaatgaagttgtctttcaagtaaaaacaaagtcataaactgcagtaggaaagttcgctgagatgacaagcagctacctcacaaccctccacaagatgcctcggaaacgaaaagaatgacaggtatcacgaagatcaAGGCTCCTAACCTATAAAagtttgtagaagcaaggggcgagtaccaaaccacgcggtacccaacaagcaatcctctaaacacaagttaagtgaacaaaatacggtcactccttacaccctatctatacctccacgctacagtctaatagtttaaagtttaccaaacacagaactcaataaccacaatctatcagtttacacattgtaaataacaactcaaaattcaacagtcacaagcttcacagagacatactcacaagatcagcaaaacacatgttcaggttcatcaataataaaatgtgcaatgccatgagatgcgatgtcaagtatagtgatgcatgtcttccctaacgatacacacccgctgtctctcagtccggaaCCCATGGGGGACacatctgtccatgcatctgtcgcggcgcatgATACACACCTCGATAATAATAACCATCGCGGCGTGCGATATGTCCCTCAAAATACAATATCCATCGTGGCGCGCGATACGAGCCTCGAAATAGTACTTTCTCTTATCACTTAACTCTTATCACAATCATGTGTCAGGTACAATGAAactgacatgctcaaatgagaaatgaggagataaccattttgataacaaagcacaatttgcaTCAAGGAATACAACcctaacaaataagcaacaagtctccaaatcattctcaacaccgtacaaggaaatacacggatttcatacgcttaacaagagtttagaaatctacTTACCTTAGATAATCGAATAATTACTTTTCGACTTGAGCTTTCCCTTTTCGTTGATCTTccgaaccaatggaatctattcaagtattaAAATTAACAATTAGATTGCGGAACTAACAataccaaaatttttttttgtttaacctTAAGCTAAAAttcacccaaatttataatcaaattcgtaattcttgatgtcaattgAAATTTCCACtatcatagtttttttttaaagtttcaagcctaggattaaattttgattatttctttTCCATTATCCTTATTCGAATGACATTCACGCAACACAgtacatataatttttatttacacaTGTCCACCTATCAACACTAGATTCATAGAATAATCaccaatatataaaatttgcacttttaatttaattttaacagtGGTAACGAAAAATCGATCTTTTTTTTCCAGTTCAACAATTGTTTTCCAGCCAATGATTGGCTCATTATGACCAATGATTGGATCATTATGACCAATCATTGGCTCATTATGGCCAACCCAAATACTTCCAATTCTATTGTTAATTTCCCAGAATGCATAATCAGTGTACCGACGTACATTCATATGCATATTCCCTCATCTAATGCttctaattcatttattttattttagtatctttcactaattttttttttaaatttcaaccaGTAATTTATTTCACTTAACCCTAAAAATTTGATAAtgaatcatataataaaaatgtaacAACAATTATAATGTTAGCATTTCTCATCCCACACATAATCAAAGCCACCGGAATAATACCACATCATAAGTCTTCCTCATCAGAATGTCTAATctaatataacaatataataatctAATAGTATTAATATATAGGATCTGacaatatcttctttttttttttaaatttatttatatcccAATTGCCCTCTTTTCAAttgcatacatatatatatataatatttaatgaagTCTAGGCATTTTAAAGAGCATTCAATGCAATAGCATACATAGGAAGATTAAAAATTCAATCAGAATTTTACCTGAAGCAATTGGCAACCGAACAAGATACTGTAACCCTTCTTCCatttctcctttctttttttatttattttcagaaTTAGTTAGTGctaaaagtgataaattttactCACTGATTTTGTTATATAAGGGTCAAATAGTATATGATCTTATTAAATATTCACTTTAGTCCATTAACTATTGAtaaattaacttaagttaaacaaatattcaaaaattctaaagaggATATTTCGAATCATTACATTATCAACCACtgaaaatcatgttcgtcctcgaacataaagtaaaataaagtacctgaagcttcaaaaagctgaggatatctggcacgcatgtcagGCTCAGTTtcccaagttgcctctcccactgatcggtgcttccattgcaccttcactgaagcaatctcctttGTCCTAAGCTTTCGAAGCTGCCTATCCAAAATATCTATAGGCTCCTCCTCGAATGTCAAATCTAGACCCAACTCCACAAAATCAAGTGAAAGCACATTagattcatccggaatatactttcgaagcatagagacatggaaaacaggatgaactgctgacaaactaggtggcaacgCATACTTataagccacctctcccactcgaCTCAAAAACTCCAAAGGTCCAATGAAACTAGGGttaagcttgcccttctttcgaaacctcatcacacccttcacgGGTGAGACCCGGAGCCAAACATGATAACCCTCTATAAACactaaggctctaactctccggtctgcatagctcttctgtc contains these protein-coding regions:
- the LOC138337921 gene encoding uncharacterized protein; its protein translation is MDSLDTDLHREAMKQVRMIQYRLSTAQSRQKSYADRRVRALVFIEGYHVWLRVSPVKGVMRFRKKGKLNPSFIGPLEFLSRVGEVAYKYALPPSLSAVHPVFHVSMLRKYIPDESNVLSLDFVELGLDLTFEEEPIDILDRQLRKLRTKEIASVKVQWKHRSVGEATWETEPDMRARYPQLFEASDSIGSEDQRKGKAQVEK